In a genomic window of Meleagris gallopavo isolate NT-WF06-2002-E0010 breed Aviagen turkey brand Nicholas breeding stock chromosome 1, Turkey_5.1, whole genome shotgun sequence:
- the DYRK1A gene encoding dual specificity tyrosine-phosphorylation-regulated kinase 1A, producing the protein MHTGGETSACKPSSVRLAPSFSFHAAGLQMAGQMSHSHQQYSDRRQQNINDQQVSASSYTDRIQQPLTNQRRMPQTFRDPATAPLRKLSVDLIKTYKHINEVYYAKKKRRHQQGQGDDSSHKKERKVYNDGYDDDNYDYIVKNGEKWMDRYEIDSLIGKGSFGQVVKAYDRVEQEWVAIKIIKNKKAFLNQAQIEVRLLELMNKHDTEMKYYIVHLKRHFMFRNHLCLVFEMLSYNLYDLLRNTNFRGVSLNLTRKFAQQMCTALLFLATPELSIIHCDLKPENILLCNPKRSAIKIVDFGSSCQLGQRIYQYIQSRFYRSPEVLLGMPYDLAIDMWSLGCILVEMHTGEPLFSGANEVDQMNKIVEVLGIPPAHILDQAPKARKFFEKLPDGTWNLKKTKDGKREYKPPATRKLHNILGVETGGPGGRRAGESGHTVADYLKFKDLILRMLDYDPKTRIQPYYALQHSFFKKTADEGTNTSNSVSTSPAMEQSQSSGTTSSTSSSSGGSSGTSNSGRARSDPTHQHRHSGGHFTAAVQAMDCETHSPQVRQQFPPPIGWTATEAPTQVTVENHPVQETTFHVTPQQQNALHHHHGNSSHHHHHHHHHHHHHGQQALGSRTRPRVYNSPTNSSSTQDSMEVGHSHHSMTSLSSSTTSSSTSSSSTGNQGNQAYQNRPVAANTLDFGQNGAMDMNLTVYSNPRQETGIAGHPTYQFSANTGPAHYMTEGHLAMRQGIDREESPMTGVCVQQSPVASS; encoded by the exons AGGCGGATGCCCCAAACTTTCCGTGATCCAGCTACTGCTCCTTTGAGGAAGCTCTCCGTAGATTTGATTAAAACATACAAGCATATTAATGAG GTTtactatgcaaaaaaaaaacgGCGGCATCAACAGGGCCAAGGAGATGATTCCAGTCACAAAAAGGAGCGTAAAGTTTACAATGATGGCTATGATGATGACAACTATGACTATATTGTAAAAAATGGGGAGAAGTGGATGGATCGTTATGAAATTGACTCTTTAATAGGCAAAGGATCCTTTGGACAG GTTGTAAAAGCTTATGATCGAGTGGAACAGGAATGGGTGGctatcaaaataataaaaaacaaaaaagctttcttaaaCCAAGCCCAGATTGAAGTGCGACTGCTTGAGCTTATGAACAAACATGACACTGAGATGAAGTACTATATAG tgcatttGAAGCGCCACTTCATGTTCCGAAACCACCTCTGCTTAGTCTTCGAAATGCTGTCCTACAATCTGTATGATTTGTTGCGGAACACCAACTTCAGAGGTGTCTCATTGAATCTGACAAGAAAATTTGCGCAGCAAATGtgcactgcactgctttttCTGGCGACTCCTGAACTTAGTATCATTCACTGTGACCTAAAACCTGAGAATATCCTGCTCTGTAACCCCAAACGAAGCGCCATCAAGATTGTTGATTTTGGCAGTTCTTGTCAACTTGGGCAGAGG atataCCAATATATCCAGAGCCGTTTCTATCGATCGCCAGAGGTGCTACTGGGAATGCCTTACGATCTTGCAATTGATATGTGGTCCCTGGGGTGTATTTTAGTTGAGATGCACACTGGAGAGCCTCTTTTCAGTGGGGCAAATGAG GTGGATCAAATGAATAAAATAGTGGAAGTTTTGGGGATACCGCCTGCCCATATCCTTGACCAAGCACCAAAAGCAAGAAAGTTCTTTGAGAAGTTGCCAGATGGCACTTGGAACTTGAAGAAGACCAAAGATGGAAAAAGG GAATACAAACCACCTGCAACTCGTAAACTTCACAATATACTAGGAGTTGAAACAGGAGGACCAGGTGGACGTCGTGCTGGGGAATCGGGTCACACTGTAGCTGACTACTTGAAGTTCAAAGACCTCATCTTAAGGATGCTTGATTATGACCCTAAGACACGAATTCAACCTTATTATGCCCTACAGCATAgtttctttaagaaaacagCAGACGAAGGTACCAACACAAGCAACAGTGTGTCTACGAGTCCTGCCATGGAGCAGTCACAGTCTTCAGGAACCACCTCTAGTACATCTTCAAGCTCAG GTGGATCTTCTGGAACAAGCAACAGTGGAAGGGCACGGTCAGACCCCACACACCAGCATCGACACAGTGGTGGACacttcactgctgctgttcaaGCTATGGACTGTGAAACACACAGCCCACAG GTTCGACAACAGTTTCCTCCTCCAATTGGTTGGACAGCCACTGAAGCTCCTACACAGGTCACTGTTGAAAACCATCCAGTTCAAGAAACCACCTTCCATGTAACCCCTCAACAACAGAATGCATTACATCATCATCACGGAAATAGCtctcaccaccaccatcaccaccaccaccaccaccatcatcatGGACAGCAAGCCTTGGGTAGCCGGACCAGGCCAAGGGTCTACAATTCTCCAACAAACAGCTCCTCCACCCAGGATTCTATGGAGGTGGGCCACAGTCACCACTCCATGACATCCCTGTCTTCCTCAACTACTTCTTCCTCTACATCTTCCTCCTCTACTGGTAACCAAGGCAATCAGGCCTATCAGAACCGCCCAGTGGCTGCTAACACCTTGGACTTTGGACAAAATGGAGCTATGGACATGAATTTAACAGTCTACTCTAATCCGCGCCAAGAAACTGGCATAGCTGGACATCCAACGTACCAGTTTTCTGCTAATACAGGTCCTGCTCATTACATGACTGAAGGACACCTTGCAATGAGGCAAGGGATTGATAGAGAAGAGTCTCCCATGACAGGAGTTTGTGTTCAGCAAAGTCCTGTGGCTAGCTCGTGA